From the genome of Longimicrobium sp.:
TTGCAGGTCTGCTCCAGCAGCACGCGCTCGTCCTCGGCCGCGCCGCGGACGCGGGCCATGCACGACGCGTACGTCTGCCCCGGGCCCATGCGGTGCACCGTGTCGCGGTTCTCCACCGGCAGCTCCTTGAACTGGGCCTGCGCGCTGGTGTCCAGCTGCGGCGCCGCGTTGGTCTGCGGGACGGGCGCGGGCTGCGTGCCGGCGGGCCGGGTGGAGTCGGCCGGCGCGCCGTTGCCGTTGCCGGAATCGCCGCCGCACGCGGCCAGGGTGAGCGCCGCCAGGGCCGCGGCGGCGCGGATCGCCATGCGCTTCATGGGGATGGAGATCGGGTTCACGGGATGGAGATCGCTTGGTGGGTAGTCCTGAGTCCTAAGTCCTGAGTCCTAAGTGCTGAACTGCACGAACGATAGCGATCCGGTAACTCGGGACTTAGGACTTAGGACTCAGGACTGGGACCTGGGAGTCGACAACCTTTCGGGCATCTGCTTAGATGCGCGCGACCACGCCTTCGACCAGCTTCGTCAGGTTCGGCTCCGCGCGCCCCGCCGTGGCGATGATGGTGGCGATGTCGGCCTCCTCCAGCGCGTCGGGCAGGCAGGCGTCGGTGATGATGGAGACGCCCATCACCCGCATCCCCCCGTGCCGGGCCACGATGCACTCGGGGACGGTGCTCATCCCCACCACGTCGGCGCCCATCATCCGCAGCATGCGGTACTCGGCGCGCGTCTCCAGGTTCGGCCCGGCGACTGCGACGTAGACTCCGGTGCGCAGCGGGATCTTCAGCTCCAGCGCCACTTCCTTCGCCAGGTGCTGCAGCGCCAGGTCGTACGGCTGCGACATGTCGGGGAAGCGCGGGCCCAGCGCGTCGTCGTTCGGGCCGGTGAGCGGGTTCTCGCCCAGCAGGTTGATGTGGTCGGCCATCAGCATCAGGTCGCCGGGCGTCCACAGGGGGTTCATCCCCCCGCAGGCGTTGGAGGCGATCAGCGTCTCCACCCCCAGCGCCCGCATCACCCGCACGGGAAAGGTCACCTGCTGCAGCGTGTACCCCTCGTAGCGGTGGAAGCGCCCCTGCATCGCCACCACCTGCTTCCCTCCCAGCGTGCCGAAGAGGAGGCGGCCGGAGTGGGATTCGACGGTGGAGAGGGGGAAGTTGGGGAGGTCGGCGTACTCGATGGCGGTTTCCACGCCGATGCGGTCGGCCAGCCCGCCGAGCCCCGTGCCCAGGATGATGCCGATCGCGGGCGCCGCCCGGGTGCGCTCCCGGATCGCGGCGACGGTCTCCGCGATCCGCTCGGCGAGCGGCCTCGAATCTCCCTCCATCCTCACCCCTCTCCCTCGTCGAGGGCGGCCTCGGTGCGGTCGACCTCGGCGTCGAGGCGGCCGAGCGCCGCGGTGCGCTCCTCCTCCTCGGAGATCTCGCCCAGCTGGCGCTCGACCAGCGCGCGGAACAGGCGCAGGAAGCGCACGCGCTGGCCCTGCACCCGGCGCAGCGCCTCGAGCGCGAAGGTCACCTGGCGCTTGGCGTCGGCGACGATGCGCTCGCCCTCGGCGCGGGCCTCGCGCAGCACCAGGTCGGCCTCGCGCTGCGCCTGCTCGCGCATCCCCTCGCGCAGCTGCTGGGCCGACACGAGCGCCTCGTTCATCGCCCGCTCGCGCTCGCGGTAGTCGGCGATGGCCTCGGTCATCTGCGCGACCTTGCCGGTGTTCGCCTGGTTCTCGCGGACCAGCTCCTCCATCCGGGCGACCACTTCGTCCAGGAAGTTGTCGACCGAATCGGGATCGTAGCCGCGCATCACGCGGCGGAAGTCGCCCTTTTTCTTGCGGACGTCGAGCGGCGTAAGGTCGATCATCCCCGCTCCCCGAAGATGCTGGAGCCGACGCGGACGAGGGTGGCGCCCTCTTCCACGGCGATCTCGAAATCGTTGCTCATTCCCATCGAAAGATGCTCGCCGCGGTACGCGGGCACCTGGCGCGCGGCCTCGGCCGACAGCTCGCGGGTGGCGGCGAAGGCGCGGCGGATCACCGGCCCGTCGTCCGTGAACGGCGCCATCGTCATCATCCCCACCAGTTCCACCCCCGGCAGCTCCGCGATGCGGGCGATGGCGTCCACCGCCTCCGCGGCGGGGAAGCCGTCCTTGCTCTCCTCGCCGGCGGAGTTGACCTCCACCAGCGCGCGCACGCGGGTCCCCGTCTTCTCCGCTTCGGCAGAGAGGGCTTCGGCCAGGCGTACGGAATCGAGCGAGTGGAGCAGGTCGAAGAGCGGGAGCGCCTTGCCCACCTTGTTGCGCTGCAGGTGGCCGATCAGGTGCCAGCGGACGGCGGTGCGGCCGACGGCGGCCACCTTCTCGCCCAGCTCCTGCACGCGGTTCTCGCCGACGTCGGCGATGCCGGCGCGAACGGCGGCCCGCACCACCTCCGGCGGGTGCGTCTTGGTGACGGCGACGAGGGTGACCTCGTCCGTCCGGCCCGCCCGCTGCCGCGCCCGCTCGATCCGCTCCCGCACCTCCGCCACGCGGCCCGCGAGCACGTCAGTTTCCATGGCGACGAACGTAAGCCCGGGTCTTGGGCGCGGCAAGCAGGTTCGCGGCCTGCGGGCTTCAATCGCGGATGGATTGGGTGTACACTTCGGCATCACCTCCGTCCAGGAGATTTCTCCATGCGATCCATCACCAAACGGATCATCGAAGATGCGCTTGCTCTCCCGCGCGAGGAGCGGGAGACGATTGCCCGGGTGATGCTCGAAAGCCTCGACGAACCCGCGGATCTCGATCCAGAGTGGCAGGAGGAGATCGCGAACCGGATTGCAGAGATCAGATCCGGCACGGCGGAGATGATTCCCGGAGAGGTCGTCATGGCCGAAATTGACGAGATCGTGAACGGAGCATCGTAACAGGGGACGGTCTGACGTTCCGAATCTTCAAATATCCGCTCAATAACAGGCTGTCCTGGGTCTCACGCAGAGGGCGCAGAGGTCGCAGAGGAGCCGTCTCGTCCCTCTGCGTCCTCTGCGCCCTCTGCGTGAGATCTTATCTGTTCTGCATGAACATAAAGCATTGGCGGCCCCGCTCTTGCGGCGATCCAAAAACCCAAGCCGGACCGACGTGTGTGAGAAGCGACGCTGCAGATCGAACACGCTGGACGGAGGTATCTCGGATGCGCTTCATTGCCGAACGGATCAAGGCCGACGCGTTGAGCCTGCCCCGCCACGAACGCGAGGAGATCGCCCGGATACTGGCCCGGAGCGTCGACGCGGAACCCGCGGACGGTGCGTGGGCCTCGGAGGTGGCGGGACGAGTCGACGAGCTCCGTACCGGCAGGGGCGCCATGATGCCCGGCGAGGAGTTCTCCGCGGAGTTCGAGGAGGTTCTGAGCGCGGGCTGAAATCAAGGAAAGAAACAGAAAGGTCTCACGCAGAGTTAGCAGGGTCAGCAGATGAACTGCGGTTTACTGCTGACTCTGCTAACTCTGCGTGAGACTTCTTCTTTGGGATTTGTCGTCATGCGAACCGCTTGGCGGCGCGCGCCCTCGCCTTCCGCGCTTCCTCGTCGCGGTCGCGCGGCGGCGACTTCGTCTCGACGGCGTCGATCAGGCGGCGGGCGGACGCGGTGATCTCGTCGACCGCGCGCTCGAAGGCGGCCTCGTTGGCGCGCGACGGGCGCGTGGTGCCCGTGAGCTTGCGCACGAACTGCAGCGCCGCGTCGCGCACCTCGCCGTCGGTGGCGGGCGGCTCGAAGTTGGCCAGCGTGCGGATGTTGCGGCACATCTCGTTCTCTCCCTCTCAGTGCGCCCGGCCGATGTCCACGGCGATGCCGCGCCACCGACCCTGCCGGAAGCGCAGCATGCTCAGCGTGCAGCGTGTCATGTGCCCCACCAGGATGGCGATCCAGATGTGCAGCGGCTGCAGCGTCCCCACCTGCTGGATGGTGAAGCAGATCCCCAGCGGCACCACCACCTGCGAGACGATGGAGATGTAGAGCGGGCTCTTCGTGTCCCCCGTACCCTGCAGCCCGCCGGTGTAGGTGAGCGCCACGGAGATGAAGAGGCCGGAGACGCTCAGCACCCGCAGCAGCTGCACCCCGATTTCCACTACCACCGGCTCGTCCATCCCGAACACCGCCAGCAGCTGCCGCGGGAAGAAGAGGAAGAGCGCGCCGATGGCCGCGGCCACGGAGAAGCCGATGCGTGCCGCGGCGTGCACCGCGTCTTCGGCGCGGTCGGGCTTTCCCGCGCCCAGGCTCTGCCCGGCGACGGCGGCGGCCGCGCCCATCAGCCCCACCGAGGTCCAGGTGATGAGCGAGAAGAGCTGCGTGTACGAGACCGCGAACGCCGCCTGCGCGGGCGCGCTCTGCCGCAGCGAGCCGATGAACGACAGCATCAGCACGCCGCCCACGTTCATCGCGATCCCCTGGATCCCCGTGGGGAGGCCGAAGCGGAAGAGCTGGCGGATGATCCCCCAGTCCGGCGCGTACCCCATCCCCCGCGGGAAGCGCACCACCCAGCCGCCGGTGGCCAGCTTCGCCAGCGCGTAGAGCGAGACCAGGCCGCCGGCGATCGACGTGCCCATGGCCGAGCCGGCGGTGCCGAACGCGGGGATGGGGCCAAGGCCGCGGATCAGCACCACGTTCAGCACCAGGTTCAGCGCGGTCAGCGCGATCCCCAGCACCATCGGGGTGCGCGCGTCGCCGGCGGAGCGGAGCGCGCCGCCGAGCATGAAGTACACCATCACCCCCACGCTAAACAGGAAGAGGATGCGCAGGAACGGCAGCGCCTGCGCCTTCACCCCCGGCGCGGCGTTCACCAGGTCGAGCAGCGCGGGGGAAAGGAAGTATCCCAGCGGCGCCATCACCCCCAGCGAGATGCCGATGGCGGTGAGGAACGCCTGGTAGACCACGCGGTCCACCTTCTCCTCGTCCCCCGCCCCCGCGAAGCGCGCGACCAGCACTGCCATCCCCGTGAACAGCGAGGAGATGAAGACGATCACCACCAGGAAGATCTGCCAGGCCACGCCGATGGCCGCGTTGCCGTTGAAGCCGATCAGCCGGCCGACGAGCACGTGGTCGACCATCCCCTGCAGCCCGCCGATGATGTTGGTGAGCATCGTGGGCCAGGCGATCTTCCACACCGCCGGCCAGAGCGGCCCCTCGACGATGGAGCGGTCGTAGCGCCGGCCGGCCGGGGCCGCGGGTGCGTCTTCGGCGGATGCGTCGGCCGCCGGGGCGGGCGCGGAGACCTCGGTCACGTGTGCCTCGCCCGGCGGGCGGTCGGGGGATGAAGGAGATGCGGCGCCGTCACGTCACGCGCGGCGCGGGGGTGTCGGCCGCGCAGGCGGCGGCGCGGCCCAGCAGCAGCTCGCGCTCGCGCTCGTTGCGGGTGAGCGTTGCGGCGCGCTCGAACTCGGCGCGCGCCTCCGCTGCCCGCCCCAGCTTCACCAGCAGGTCGCCGCGCACGCTGGGGAGGAGGTGATACGACTTCAGCGACGGCTCCGACGCGATCTGGTCCACCAGCTCGAGCCCCGTCGCGGGGCCGTACGCCATCGCCAGCGCCACGGCACGGTTCAGCTCGACGACGGGCGACGGCGCCAGCTCGCCCAGCGCGTCGTACAGCGCGGCGATCGCCACCCAGTCGGTGTCCTCCGCCGTCCGCGCCCGCGCGTGGCAGGCGGCGATGGCGGCCTGCAGCGCGTAGGGCCCGAACGCGCCGCCCAGCTCCTCCACCCGCCGCAGCGCGTTCAATCCGCGGCGGATCAGCAGCTGGTCCCACCGCCCGCGGTCCTGGTCGAGGAGGAGCACCATCTCCCCCTTCGGCCCCGTGCGGGCCCGCAGGCGCGATGCCTGGATCTCCATCAAGGCGACGAGGCCGTGCACCTCGGGCTCGTCCGCGGCCAGCGAGGCCAGGATGC
Proteins encoded in this window:
- a CDS encoding DivIVA domain-containing protein; amino-acid sequence: MIDLTPLDVRKKKGDFRRVMRGYDPDSVDNFLDEVVARMEELVRENQANTGKVAQMTEAIADYRERERAMNEALVSAQQLREGMREQAQREADLVLREARAEGERIVADAKRQVTFALEALRRVQGQRVRFLRLFRALVERQLGEISEEEERTAALGRLDAEVDRTEAALDEGEG
- a CDS encoding YggS family pyridoxal phosphate-dependent enzyme, coding for METDVLAGRVAEVRERIERARQRAGRTDEVTLVAVTKTHPPEVVRAAVRAGIADVGENRVQELGEKVAAVGRTAVRWHLIGHLQRNKVGKALPLFDLLHSLDSVRLAEALSAEAEKTGTRVRALVEVNSAGEESKDGFPAAEAVDAIARIAELPGVELVGMMTMAPFTDDGPVIRRAFAATRELSAEAARQVPAYRGEHLSMGMSNDFEIAVEEGATLVRVGSSIFGERG
- a CDS encoding DUF2277 domain-containing protein gives rise to the protein MCRNIRTLANFEPPATDGEVRDAALQFVRKLTGTTRPSRANEAAFERAVDEITASARRLIDAVETKSPPRDRDEEARKARARAAKRFA
- a CDS encoding MATE family efflux transporter is translated as MTEVSAPAPAADASAEDAPAAPAGRRYDRSIVEGPLWPAVWKIAWPTMLTNIIGGLQGMVDHVLVGRLIGFNGNAAIGVAWQIFLVVIVFISSLFTGMAVLVARFAGAGDEEKVDRVVYQAFLTAIGISLGVMAPLGYFLSPALLDLVNAAPGVKAQALPFLRILFLFSVGVMVYFMLGGALRSAGDARTPMVLGIALTALNLVLNVVLIRGLGPIPAFGTAGSAMGTSIAGGLVSLYALAKLATGGWVVRFPRGMGYAPDWGIIRQLFRFGLPTGIQGIAMNVGGVLMLSFIGSLRQSAPAQAAFAVSYTQLFSLITWTSVGLMGAAAAVAGQSLGAGKPDRAEDAVHAAARIGFSVAAAIGALFLFFPRQLLAVFGMDEPVVVEIGVQLLRVLSVSGLFISVALTYTGGLQGTGDTKSPLYISIVSQVVVPLGICFTIQQVGTLQPLHIWIAILVGHMTRCTLSMLRFRQGRWRGIAVDIGRAH
- a CDS encoding purine-nucleoside phosphorylase; the protein is MEGDSRPLAERIAETVAAIRERTRAAPAIGIILGTGLGGLADRIGVETAIEYADLPNFPLSTVESHSGRLLFGTLGGKQVVAMQGRFHRYEGYTLQQVTFPVRVMRALGVETLIASNACGGMNPLWTPGDLMLMADHINLLGENPLTGPNDDALGPRFPDMSQPYDLALQHLAKEVALELKIPLRTGVYVAVAGPNLETRAEYRMLRMMGADVVGMSTVPECIVARHGGMRVMGVSIITDACLPDALEEADIATIIATAGRAEPNLTKLVEGVVARI
- a CDS encoding addiction module protein, which gives rise to MRSITKRIIEDALALPREERETIARVMLESLDEPADLDPEWQEEIANRIAEIRSGTAEMIPGEVVMAEIDEIVNGAS
- a CDS encoding addiction module protein, which translates into the protein MRFIAERIKADALSLPRHEREEIARILARSVDAEPADGAWASEVAGRVDELRTGRGAMMPGEEFSAEFEEVLSAG